From one Triticum urartu cultivar G1812 chromosome 3, Tu2.1, whole genome shotgun sequence genomic stretch:
- the LOC125545679 gene encoding B3 domain-containing protein VP1-like isoform X1, whose protein sequence is MDASAGSSPPRHSQGDAPRRGGPHRGKGPAVEIRQGEDDFMFAHDTFPALPDFPCLSSPSSSTFSSSSSSNSSSAFTRAVGAGGRGGESARGEPSEPAAAGDGMDDLSDIDHLLDFASINEDVPWDDEPLFPDVGMMLEDVISEQQQLQPPAGHGTAAGGGEDAFMGGGGTGSAADDLPRFFMEWLKNNRDCISAEDLRSIRLRRSTIEAAAARLGGGRQGTMQLLKLILTWVQNHHLQKKRPRVGAMDQEALPAGGQLPSPGANPGYEFPAETGAAAATSWMPYQAFSPTGSYGGEAIYPFQQGCSTSSVGVSSQPFSPPAAPDMHAGAWPLQYAAFVPAGATSAGTQTYPMPPPGAVPQPFAAPGFAGQFPQRMEPAATREARKKRMARQRRLSCLQQQRSQQLNLSQIQTGGFPQEPSPRAAHSAPVTPPSSGWGGLWTQQAVQSQPHGQLMVQVPNPLSTKSNSSRQKQQKPSPDAAARPPSGGAATPQRPGQAAASDKQRQQGARTPAAAPAAGDKNLRFLLQKVLKQSDVGTLGRIVLPKKEAETHLPELKTGDGISIPIEDIGTSQVWSMRYRFWPNNKSRMYLLENTGDFVRSNELQEGDFIVLYSDVKSGKYLIRGVKVRAQQDLAKHKNASPEKGGASDVKAGGEDGGCKEKPPHGVRRSRQEAASMNQMAVSI, encoded by the exons ATGGACGCCTCCGCCGGCTCGTCGCCGCCGCGGCACTCGCAGGGGGACGCGCCGAGGCGCGGCGGGCCCCACCGCGGGAAGGGCCCCGCGGTGGAGATCCGGCAGGGAGAGGACGACTTCATGTTCGCGCACGATACCTTCCCGGCCCTCCCGGACTTCCCTTGCCTCTCCTCGCCGTCGAGCTCCAccttctcctcctcgtcgtcttccAACTCCTCCAGCGCCTTCACCCGCGCCGTGGGGGCAGGCGGGCGCGGGGGCGAGAGTGCGCGCGGCGAGCCGTCCGAGCCTGCCGCGGCCGGGGACGGGATGGACGACCTCTCCGACATCGACCACCTGCTCGACTTCGCATCCATCAACGAGGACGTCCCTTGGGACGACGAGCCGCTCTTCCCCGACGTCGGGATGATGCTGGAGGACGTCATCTCCGAGCAGCAGCAGTTGCAACCTCCGGCGGGCCACGGCACGGCCGCTGGTGGAGGAGAGGATGCCTTCATGGGTGGCGGCGGCACGGGGAGCGCGGCGGACGACCTGCCGCGCTTCTTCATGGAGTGGCTCAAGAACAACCGCGACTGCATCTCGGCCGAGGACCTCCGCAGCATCCGCCTCCGTCGATCCACCATCGAGGCCGCGGCCGCGCGCCTCGGTGGGGGGCGTCAGGGCACCATGCAGCTGCTCAAGCTCATCCTCACCTGGGTGCAGAACCACCACCTGCAGAAGAAGCGCCCCCGCGTCGGCGCCATGGATCAGGAGGCGCTGCCGGCAGGAGGCCAGCTCCCTAGCCCCGGCGCAAACCCCGGCTACGAATTCCCCGCGGAGACGGGTGCCGCCGCTGCCACATCTTGGATGCCCTACCAGGCCTTCTCGCCAACTGGATCCTACGGCGGCGAGGCGATCTACCCGTTCCAGCAGGGCTGCAGCACGAGCAGCGTGGGCGTGAGCAGCCAGCCGTTCTCCCCGCCGGCGGCGCCCGACATGCACGCCGGGGCCTGGCCGCTGCAGTACGCGGCGTTCGTCCCAGCTGGGGCCACATCCGCAGGCACTCAAACATACCCGATGCCGCCGCCGGGGGCCGTGCCGCAGCCGTTCGCGGCCCCCGGATTCGCCGGGCAGTTCCCGCAGCGGATGGAGCCGGCGGCGACCAGGGAGGCCCGGAAGAAGAGGATGGCGAGGCAGCGGCGCCTGTCGTGCCTGCAGCAGCAGCGGAGCCAGCAGCTGAATCTGAGCCAGATCCAAACCGGCGGCTTCCCTCAAGAGCCATCCCCCCGCGCGGCGCACTCGGCGCCGGTCACGCCGCCGTCGTCTGGCTGGGGAGGCCTCTGGACGCAACAGGCCGTCCAGAGCCAGCCCCATGGCCAGCTCATGGTCCAGGTCCCGAATCCGCTGTCGACGAAGTCCAATTCCTCAAGGCAGAAGCAGCAAAAACCCTCGCCGGACGCAGCAGCGAGGCCGCCCTCCGGCGGCGCCGCCACGCCGCAGCGCCCGGGGCAGGCGGCGGCTTCCGACAAGCAGCGGCAGcag GGTGCGAGgacgccggcggcggcgccggcggcagGAGACAAGAACCTGCGGTTCCTGCTGCAGAAGGTGCTCAAGCAGAGCGACGTCGGAACCCTCGGCCGCATCGTGCTCCCCAAA AAGGAAGCGGAGACTCACCTGCCGGAGCTCAAGACGGGGGACGGCATCTCGATCCCCATTGAGGACATCGGCACATCTCAGGTGTGGAGCATGCGGTACCG attttggCCCAACAACAAGAGCAGAATGTATCTTCTGGAGAACACTG GTGACTTTGTTCGGTCGAATGAGCTGCAGGAGGGTGATTTCATCGTGCTTTACTCTGATGTCAAGTCGGGCAAATAT CTGATACGCGGCGTGAAGGTGAGAGCGCAACAGGATCTAGCCAAGCACAAGAATGCCAGTCCAGAGAAAGGCGGGGCGTCCGACGTGAAGGCGGGCGGAGAAGACGGCGGCTGCAAGGAGAAGCCCCCCCACGGCGTCCGGCGATCTCGCCAGGAGGCCGCCTCCATGAACCAGATGGCGGTGAGCATCTGA
- the LOC125545679 gene encoding B3 domain-containing protein VP1-like isoform X2, whose translation MDASAGSSPPRHSQGDAPRRGGPHRGKGPAVEIRQGEDDFMFAHDTFPALPDFPCLSSPSSSTFSSSSSSNSSSAFTRAVGAGGRGGESARGEPSEPAAAGDGMDDLSDIDHLLDFASINEDVPWDDEPLFPDVGMMLEDVISEQQQLQPPAGHGTAAGGGEDAFMGGGGTGSAADDLPRFFMEWLKNNRDCISAEDLRSIRLRRSTIEAAAARLGGGRQGTMQLLKLILTWVQNHHLQKKRPRVGAMDQEALPAGGQLPSPGANPGYEFPAETGAAAATSWMPYQAFSPTGSYGGEAIYPFQQGCSTSSVGVSSQPFSPPAAPDMHAGAWPLQYAAFVPAGATSAGTQTYPMPPPGAVPQPFAAPGFAGQFPQRMEPAATREARKKRMARQRRLSCLQQQRSQQLNLSQIQTGGFPQEPSPRAAHSAPVTPPSSGWGGLWTQQAVQSQPHGQLMVQVPNPLSTKSNSSRQKQQKPSPDAAARPPSGGAATPQRPGQAAASDKQRQQGARTPAAAPAAGDKNLRFLLQKVLKQSDVGTLGRIVLPKEAETHLPELKTGDGISIPIEDIGTSQVWSMRYRFWPNNKSRMYLLENTGDFVRSNELQEGDFIVLYSDVKSGKYLIRGVKVRAQQDLAKHKNASPEKGGASDVKAGGEDGGCKEKPPHGVRRSRQEAASMNQMAVSI comes from the exons ATGGACGCCTCCGCCGGCTCGTCGCCGCCGCGGCACTCGCAGGGGGACGCGCCGAGGCGCGGCGGGCCCCACCGCGGGAAGGGCCCCGCGGTGGAGATCCGGCAGGGAGAGGACGACTTCATGTTCGCGCACGATACCTTCCCGGCCCTCCCGGACTTCCCTTGCCTCTCCTCGCCGTCGAGCTCCAccttctcctcctcgtcgtcttccAACTCCTCCAGCGCCTTCACCCGCGCCGTGGGGGCAGGCGGGCGCGGGGGCGAGAGTGCGCGCGGCGAGCCGTCCGAGCCTGCCGCGGCCGGGGACGGGATGGACGACCTCTCCGACATCGACCACCTGCTCGACTTCGCATCCATCAACGAGGACGTCCCTTGGGACGACGAGCCGCTCTTCCCCGACGTCGGGATGATGCTGGAGGACGTCATCTCCGAGCAGCAGCAGTTGCAACCTCCGGCGGGCCACGGCACGGCCGCTGGTGGAGGAGAGGATGCCTTCATGGGTGGCGGCGGCACGGGGAGCGCGGCGGACGACCTGCCGCGCTTCTTCATGGAGTGGCTCAAGAACAACCGCGACTGCATCTCGGCCGAGGACCTCCGCAGCATCCGCCTCCGTCGATCCACCATCGAGGCCGCGGCCGCGCGCCTCGGTGGGGGGCGTCAGGGCACCATGCAGCTGCTCAAGCTCATCCTCACCTGGGTGCAGAACCACCACCTGCAGAAGAAGCGCCCCCGCGTCGGCGCCATGGATCAGGAGGCGCTGCCGGCAGGAGGCCAGCTCCCTAGCCCCGGCGCAAACCCCGGCTACGAATTCCCCGCGGAGACGGGTGCCGCCGCTGCCACATCTTGGATGCCCTACCAGGCCTTCTCGCCAACTGGATCCTACGGCGGCGAGGCGATCTACCCGTTCCAGCAGGGCTGCAGCACGAGCAGCGTGGGCGTGAGCAGCCAGCCGTTCTCCCCGCCGGCGGCGCCCGACATGCACGCCGGGGCCTGGCCGCTGCAGTACGCGGCGTTCGTCCCAGCTGGGGCCACATCCGCAGGCACTCAAACATACCCGATGCCGCCGCCGGGGGCCGTGCCGCAGCCGTTCGCGGCCCCCGGATTCGCCGGGCAGTTCCCGCAGCGGATGGAGCCGGCGGCGACCAGGGAGGCCCGGAAGAAGAGGATGGCGAGGCAGCGGCGCCTGTCGTGCCTGCAGCAGCAGCGGAGCCAGCAGCTGAATCTGAGCCAGATCCAAACCGGCGGCTTCCCTCAAGAGCCATCCCCCCGCGCGGCGCACTCGGCGCCGGTCACGCCGCCGTCGTCTGGCTGGGGAGGCCTCTGGACGCAACAGGCCGTCCAGAGCCAGCCCCATGGCCAGCTCATGGTCCAGGTCCCGAATCCGCTGTCGACGAAGTCCAATTCCTCAAGGCAGAAGCAGCAAAAACCCTCGCCGGACGCAGCAGCGAGGCCGCCCTCCGGCGGCGCCGCCACGCCGCAGCGCCCGGGGCAGGCGGCGGCTTCCGACAAGCAGCGGCAGcag GGTGCGAGgacgccggcggcggcgccggcggcagGAGACAAGAACCTGCGGTTCCTGCTGCAGAAGGTGCTCAAGCAGAGCGACGTCGGAACCCTCGGCCGCATCGTGCTCCCCAAA GAAGCGGAGACTCACCTGCCGGAGCTCAAGACGGGGGACGGCATCTCGATCCCCATTGAGGACATCGGCACATCTCAGGTGTGGAGCATGCGGTACCG attttggCCCAACAACAAGAGCAGAATGTATCTTCTGGAGAACACTG GTGACTTTGTTCGGTCGAATGAGCTGCAGGAGGGTGATTTCATCGTGCTTTACTCTGATGTCAAGTCGGGCAAATAT CTGATACGCGGCGTGAAGGTGAGAGCGCAACAGGATCTAGCCAAGCACAAGAATGCCAGTCCAGAGAAAGGCGGGGCGTCCGACGTGAAGGCGGGCGGAGAAGACGGCGGCTGCAAGGAGAAGCCCCCCCACGGCGTCCGGCGATCTCGCCAGGAGGCCGCCTCCATGAACCAGATGGCGGTGAGCATCTGA